The sequence below is a genomic window from Lolium perenne isolate Kyuss_39 chromosome 4, Kyuss_2.0, whole genome shotgun sequence.
CTAgtaaaccgaagaaaaaaccacaCCTTCGTTGAATAGCATCCACAGATGCTGAAAATCTTTACTGTTTCATTCTCATATGATGCAGGAAAGTAGTCAATGGCGCGAACTGAACGTATCTTGCTCAAACAGAGTTTCTCCCTAGTCTTTCTCCCTAGTCTTCCGTGTGAAAAGTTTCCTTGTCTTTTGATGCTAGAGACCTCATCCTTCTCATCTGGCAATGTCAATGAGTGAAGATGAGGAAGTTAATATGGGTAGAAAACTGAAGCAAGATTCAATAGAGTACGCAATATATATGATGCACATATAAATTAGCTCTAGCACACTCATCTACAGAGAAGCTATAAAATCTCACCCGCAAAAATAAAGCAATTAACACTAATAAAACCTTGACAGTGAAAAAGCTACTCCATTTGGTTCTACATAATTGACGCAAATTCAGTTAAAATATATGCTAAAATATGTCTAATTCCATTAAAACAATGCCAAATATGTAGGTCTAGAGAGAGTAACTAAAGTACACAAATCTGCAGACCAGTCATGCAACCAGAAAAAAGTATATATATTTATCTAGTACATCGCATGTGAGCATCACACGGCAGCAATTAGTTTTTACTTGTAGAGCCATACATGGAGCATGCCTTCGAAGTGAATTGGCACATCCATGTGTCCCTTCGTATGAGCTCGTCCAACTATCAAATCCATTGGTGGTTGCCTGTATAGACAGGACGCCCATACATCCAAGCTGCGCTCCGCCACGAATCTTTTCCTCTGCTTTGGGAGGCGGCTGCCCATGAATTTGGCTCGGCTCTAGCCCCAGCGGCTCTAAGTATCTGCCGCCTCGTGATGGGCTTCCAGTTCTCGTCGTCGGCGCCGGTCTCGGCCACCTTGGCTCTGAGGGCCGCGATCAGAGTCGAGGCACTATGAACATTGGAGATATCTCAACCTGTGCACCTTCCGTGGCCTTATGATTTGTTGTCTCCCCCGTAGGTTTCAGATCGCGCCGCCGTGGTAATCGCCGATAAATCCCAAGCCTACCCTCATGCGCGGCCTGTGCTAATCGCCGCGGGCGTCTCCCCCGGTGGATGCCTCAGTTCCTCACGGCATCACCTTGCAGCCGCGTGCCAAGCCGAGGGAACTCATCGTCTCTCCTTGCAGCAGCCGGACGAGCGGTGGTTGAAGTAGTTGTTATTTGGAAGCGCTCGTCATTGTAAGTTGTAACTGCCCACTGCAGCGTGGTTCGCTATGGTCGTTTCTTGATCTCTCGTCAAGTTGCTAGCTTGCAGGGTACTTTTGATTTTGTTCAGAAGATTGGATCGAGTTGACGCTAGGCAATCGATCGCTCCCACCGCGGGGGCTCGGGCACTTGCAGCAGGTGCCGCTGTAGATCTCACGTGGCAAGCCTTCGAGCGAGCTTCGGTTGCCGGCGTCGATCGGGGGAGCCGGTCGGAAACGGGGGTCTGGCCTGTGGCGATGACGGCAGCGAGGTCAGGGTCATCCTTGGCGTATCAGCGCGCCGCTTCCGCTGTGGTGGAGGTCGGAGATTTATCTCGCTGGCCAGAACCTGGGGAGTTTGACGATACGATGGTTGTTTATCTAGTTTCGGAGAACAAACTCGTATACGGACCGGATTCTGTCTGGGCTGCTCGGCTGCGCGCATAGGACGAAGACGTATTGTAAGTTGGATGAAAACGCACTTCGACGGACCGaaccaaggaaacgttagctcctttattattaggtatagatatagatatagactagcaaaagtgcccgtgcgttgcaacggggagAATAAAACGCAAAAACTGCAGTGAATCATCCGTGATGCTACTGATTAAATCCTGTGATTAAAAATACTTATTTCgaaaaaaaagagctacattaaaattttaaaattgcAAGTGTTGTCGTAATTGATTTTAACTCTCTTCTAAGAATGAAATACAAAACTATCTAGTAGGATTAACCAAAGCCAACAACACAAAGAAAATTAATCCAAACCGATGGCACAAAAAACCGCAGTATAGACCTAAAATATCAATGTGAAAAAAGTAGGTGTGGGTGATGGCTAACAGCACAAAGAACAATTAACCCAAATTGATGACACAAATAATGCAGTACAAACCTAGAACATCAATTTAGAGAAAGTAGCTGCGGGTGATGGCCTAAATATACTAAGATTTAGCAAAGTCAACAGCACAACCTAGAATAGAAGTGTTGAGAAAGCAGGTTTGGGTGATGACCTAAATATAATAGCCTGATTCAGAATACAATCACATCCAGTCAGTTCCACCACACTGGGATGAGCCGTACCAATCAACACACCCCAAACTTGGCTAGCTGGAGAGCCACTATATTTCGAGATCGACTCACATTTGTAACAAAAAAGGGCTAGGTACCAATCTAAGCAGAGCTCTAATATCTTCTATAGTCCCAGATATAGCTGATTTAGAGGTTTCAGCTCTACTCAGCTCAAGCATCAGAGAGCACATTTGTTTCAGCTCGCACAATATTTGGCCACCTGAGGGAAAAAAACTGGGAGCGGATCGGGATGTGAGTGCCGGCCGATAGGATCGGGAAGGCAGCAACATCTTATTTGAGAGTTTGAGCACTTGTACCTTGGGACCCGTGGTACACGGCAATGAACTGGACTCTTATTTTTCTATGAAGGCTGTGATTTCCGCGGAAGCCTGGTTTCTGCGGACACCTGATGAGATCGCTTCTGACCTGCACACGAACACGACACGTGACCCGCCGTAGCGTAACCATCCACGAGCTCGCCACGATTTGCCCATGTTGCCACCCCAGGCGCCGGCGGCCAAAAGGGAGTTGTGCATAGATCGGCAGCGGCGAGAACACCTCAGGTCGATGGTCGCGTGGCTACGGACGATTTATTTTGCAGGAACCGCTCCTTCACTCCATGCCGGCGGCGAGAAGCTCGGCTACCTCCCTCTCTACCTCGTTGAATAAGATTTGTAGCTTGTCCTTCTCCACTTTGGCGCCCACCGATTGGAGGATATTGCAGGCTCGGGTTCATCCCGCCCGGAATCCAGCTTGGTCGGATCCTCGACGGTTGTCTGTCTGCATCTTTGCCTGTCAATCAATAGTCGATCTAACGTGTATATACGCAGTCCCCTGCAGGTTGTCCATCTACGCTGGCCTCCGTGACGCCGTCTCTAATTATGGCAACGCCTATCTAGCACGCCTCCTCTTCCCAGCTTAGCGCAGCTCCGATGCATCCTTGTTTTCGTTGTCCACATGACGAGCCATAGAGAAACCACTCGATCAAGGTCGAGTCCCGATCGAGGGATTGGCCTGGCTGCATAGTAAATCGTGGTTTGGAACCTGGTGCATATGTATTTAAATACATCTCGATCAATCGGGTTGGAACCGGACTTCGCTGCAGGATTTTGGGACGGACAAAGGATTCCATAAGCCGGGTTGTACCAGGACTCTGCGCTGCTCGTCTGGCCTGCAAGGAAACGAAACATAGAAGAAAGAAACTTCAGAGTCGTAGGACGAACGAAAACGTATTGATAGATGGACCAAAGCGCATTATGACGGACCGAACCACGGAAACGTTagcccctttattattaggtatagattagatTGTAGATTTATCTTGTCTTGAAAAGTGTGATGTTAGGGTAACATAGCAAGTTATCAGCTCACTCTATTTCTTCATTTATTATCATACCATATCACTAAAATGCTTTAGAGTGTATGATGATACTACCTATATTACTCCACACTACGAGTAGTCGAACAAATTCTCGTTCAACTTGCTCCCTAGCCACTCCCTTCGTTACTTGCAGGAGCCTTGCGGACCTCAATCCACAGATTGTCCGTAACGTGGCAGTGTACGGAGTCGATTCTCTCCTCCAGCTATCCTTTCCTTTTCTTGCGGGAGCCTTGCAGACATCAGCTAACCGAGATCCAGCAGCAGGGAGCTTCTGCTGAACCAACTCCCAAGTCCGAATTAACTCCTAAGTAAGTGAAGATCAGTCCTGTTTGCATTAGATTTGTGGTCTCCTTGAGGTCCAGCAGGTCATGGATTCCACCGGCGTACGAATAGTCGACCTGAGCAAGCTCCGCAGTACCAGCTTCTCAGAGAGATCAGCTGCTATCCATGACATCGGCAGGGCGTGCCAGGCCATGGGCTTCTTCCAGGTGTTGTATATCAATCACTCCTGCAAGTATCGCCATGGGTTTTCCTGAACGAGGTGCAGCCATAAAACATGAAACTTTTGTTTCAAAGCAGGTCGTCAACCATGGAGTCGGCGCTGACATCCTCCAGGGCGCTCTTGACGCGGCCACTGCGTTCTTCAACCTGCCAACGGATGACAAGTCTGGTCTGAGTTCCGACGATATCAGGCAGCCTGTTAGATACTCCACGGTCTCTGAACTGGACGACGGTGAGGTCAAGATTCGCAGGCATGTCCTGAAGCAGTACTCCCGTCCTCTAGAAACCTGGATCCAGAAGTGGCCTTCAAAACCAATTGACTACAGGTAGTTATGTTTCTCTTCTTATTTAACACTCTATCTTACTGGAGTCTGGAGTACTACCGCTCACCGATGAGAACATGGTACGGTTGATAGGCAGAAGATGGCCATGTTCTCGGCACAAGTGTGGAGACTGGTCTCAGAACTCGTGGAAGCCGTCACGGAGAGCCTCGGGCTCGGCCGCGACTACCTCACAAGCCACATGGAACGGGGATTCGAGATGATGGCGCTCAACTACTATCCTCCCTGCCACCAAGACGACAACGGCGGCGCCATCTCCTGCGCTCCGCACACGGACTACACCCTGCTAACCGTTCTGCTGGCGAGCCAACATGGGCTAGAGTACTTGGACCGAGAATCCGGATCATGGCGCCCTGCGCCGGCGTCCTCCTTAACCTTTGTCGTGCACGTCGGGAACTACCTCGAGGTGCTCAGCAACGGGCGCTACAGGGCGGCGCTGCATAGGGTGGTCTCCCACCGCGGTGCCGCACCGAGGGTGTCCATCGCCAGCCTGTCGAGCTTCGCCATGGAGGAGAGCGTCGAGGTGGCAGAGGAGCTGGTGGAAGAGACCCACCCGCCGATGTATAGGGCCAGCACTCTCAGTGAATTCATTGATTTCCTCTCGGCCGGAAACAGAGGCGCCGACTTCATGGAGCAGAGTCTCAAGATCGCCCGAGACAAACTTTAAGTACACACACATCCACGGCTACGTTAAACTCTGATTAACTCAAGATGAGGAAAGGAGTGGTATGCATTTATATTTCAACACGCACCCTCACCGCTGTTCCAGACCTAAATGTGGACCGAAAATGACCAGCAGTGATTTTATTTTGTATTCGGAAATGCATTTTGGCTCCCGGATCTATATGCACCAGTGTCCTGGACCAACCAGTTCCCACCAGTTGTAAGCCCATGTTGTCATGTATTCCCATTTGTGAACAGTATTCCCATTTCTGAACAGTGTTCAGTGGCCCACTAGCCAAAGCATTAAGTACGATCCAGTCGTGTCCCTATTGCCGGCACAGATGGTTTGACAACAGCTTCAATTTGGCAATGGGGCTAACATTTCCCGATCTCCAGCGGTTAATCCACCTATTAGGGAACGGTTTTAGTTAGCACTTTATTCCCGTGGAGATCTTATTGGAGGCAAACTTTCCCAATTAGATAAGGTGGGGATGGGTCTGTGTTACCATTATCCATACCCGATAACCATGAAATCTCCGTTAGGCACATGACATGTGGCACTAGGGTACAAGATAGGTATGTATAGATATTAGAAAACCCTAATCATGTTGTGCTCACATCTTCCCTCCCGTCCCTAACTGTCGTAGTCCCTAAACCCCAACTCTCAAACGCTTGCCTCTCCTTCCTAAACTGCTGATCCAGCCAGCCCCATCATCCTACCATATTGTCATTTTATTTTAGGCTCATTGTTACTAGCTAAAGCGGGGATGGTTAACCGACATTTATTTGTTTACCCGATGGGGATGGGGATAGTAAAAGACCTAGCTCCGAAAAAAATTCTGCAACCAGTGGTTAGTGTCCCCGTTGCCATATGGACAACAGCTGGACCAACGCCACTGTCTTGGACCGCATGTGTTCTTGGCCCAACGAAGCAGCCTGATACCGCGCGTCGAGTAATGCAGCCCAGTAAACAGTATAAGTatgattttgcaaaaaaaagaacTCCTTCCCACATTCAAAACCGCTTAAAATAGGCCTAAAAATTAGAAAATCAAACTCAAATCTTCTCCATCCTTCTCGCAGTCTGCCCAGTCCGCCCATGCTCCACTCGCCGTCGGAGGGCTCCCGCGGGGTCACCACACCTGTCGGATTCGCCATGCTCCACGCGGAGCTCCATCATAGTGCCACGTCGCCACTCCGCTTGCCAACAAAGGGCTCCAGCAAGGCCGCGCCAGGGCTAGTACCGGCGCGGGGGAACAAGGCCACGCTGCTCCCGTTCCTGCCCTGGCCTCCTCTCCACATTCTTGTTTCCATCCCCGATGGGAGCTTGTTCTCCGCCGCCTCTTCCTCGTCGACCATGCCACCGGAGCACCCAAGCTCCTCCGTCAACCGATCCTAGTTCTGCCTAGGGATGACACCCATagggtatgggtacgggtagagccatcccatacccgtacccatcACTTTCAATCTTACCCGTTACCCGTACCCATACCCGTCAACGGGTACAAGTTTTTCCCATACCCTTTACCCGATAGGGTAAATGGGAACCCGCGGGTAAAAATACCCACGCTTACAACACATCAAATTGATCAAAAAAATGTGACAGGCGGTGAAGCAATCTTAAATAGGGGGTCTAATCCTCACTAAGCTACCAAGGATTATGAGACCGGAAAGTGTGAGGCGCAGCCTAGCAACATGAAGGCATGATTAGAGAAAATTTAAATAATTTAGAATATTACAACGGCCCACATGTTAAATTTAGATGGGTACATGGATACGCGGGTATGTGTTCTATGATCCATACCCGTACCCACTCTACCGATGGGTATGATATTTTTCCATTTATAAATCCATgggtaatattttatctcataccCGTAATCTTATTGGGTTTTTACCCGACGTGTACGCGGATCAGGGGTACCCATTGCCATCCCTAGTTCTTCTGCCCTCCATGTCACCGCCGCCTCTAGATCGTTCCAGGAAGCAGCAGATCGACGACCGCGAGCTTGACATCGTACGCTTTTGCCATCGACGCGACGGAAAATTCTGGAAAGCTCCGAGCACCGAGCACCCCTACACCTCGTTGACCTCTTCTTCAAGCCCAGGGAGCAAGCGCACATGCCCAACAACTTGTCCGTCTCCTCATATTCGTATCGCCGCCGATTTATGCTCATCGTCGCCGGCAGCCACGACAGCTTGAAACTCAGAGAAACACTGAGTCAAATGCTGAACCCAACCATATCAGAATTCTAAATCAGATTCTTCCAGCAGCTGAGAAAATGATTATATGGTTATCCTTACAATCAATGATGCACATCATGGAGTAACTAAACTTTGACTGACCAAACTGGAAAATAATGGTGGGATGCTCTCAAACTAGTCAGACCTCTGTTCTTACGTGCATGTAGATCACACAAGGTGAAAATACAAACCACGCACATTCCAAATCAGTAGACCATGCTGGAGATTTGCAAGAATAACAATGATGCGATAAGGCAGCTAGCAAGTACAGGAACAGATGTGTTTTAACATTAGAATGCATAATACTGTAACAGGAAGCATTGATAATAAGCAACTTATGAGTGAATGAGCGTACTCAAACAGGAAATATATTTACCCTCAGTGATAGGATAAGCCGCCAAGC
It includes:
- the LOC127348641 gene encoding 2-oxoglutarate-dependent dioxygenase 21, chloroplastic, which produces MDSTGVRIVDLSKLRSTSFSERSAAIHDIGRACQAMGFFQVVNHGVGADILQGALDAATAFFNLPTDDKSGLSSDDIRQPVRYSTVSELDDGEVKIRRHVLKQYSRPLETWIQKWPSKPIDYRQKMAMFSAQVWRLVSELVEAVTESLGLGRDYLTSHMERGFEMMALNYYPPCHQDDNGGAISCAPHTDYTLLTVLLASQHGLEYLDRESGSWRPAPASSLTFVVHVGNYLEVLSNGRYRAALHRVVSHRGAAPRVSIASLSSFAMEESVEVAEELVEETHPPMYRASTLSEFIDFLSAGNRGADFMEQSLKIARDKL